One Bacteroidota bacterium genomic window, GAATGCAAACAAGGGACTATTTGCCTGTTTCAAAGGTGGCTGAATATATAGTAAGCATCGCATTACAAAAAAAAGTAGAGGGTATTATTAATTGTTGCAGTGGTTTGCCGGTAAAGATCCTTGACCTGCTAAATGAATATTTGCTTTCAAAAGGAGCAGATATAAAATTGAACCCTGGTTATTATCCTTACCCGGATTATGAACCGATGCATTTCTGGGGAAACAATAAAAAACTACTTAAGGCATTATCTGTGCGGGGCTAATACGGGTTTTCCCTTCTATTTCAAATCATCTATTTTTGCCAAAATTTAAAACCGGATGAAAGTTGCATTGATTACAGGTATCACAGGCCAGGACGGATCTTATCTCGCTGAGTTCTTACTGGAGAAAGGCTATAAGGTTCATGGAATAAAACGAAGAACCTCACTCATAAACACGCAGCGTATCGATCATTTATATAAAGACCAGCATGAAAGTGATGTGAATATGGTGCTGCATTACGGTGACCTTACTGACTCTACCAATATTATCCGTATCATTCAGCAGGTACAACCCGATGAAATTTATAATCTCGGGGCTATGAGCCATGTGCAGGTAAGTTTTGAAGAGCCGGAGTATGTGGCGAATGTTGATGGTATTGGTACATTACGATTGCTTGAAGCGATCCGCATATTAGGGTTGGAAAAGAAAACAAGAATTTACCAGGCATCGACTTCAGAGCTATATGGTAAAGTGAGGGAGACGCCACAAACAGAAAATACTCCTTTCTATCCACGTTCGCCATATGGTGTTGCAAAAATGTATGCTTACTGGATCACGGTAAATTATCGTGAGGCTTATGGCATGTATGCATGCAATGGAATTTTATTTAACCATGAAAGCCCTGTAAGAGGTGAAACTTTTGTAACAAGAAAAATAACAAGAGGTGTTGCTGAGATCGTTTTAGGATTAAAGAAAAAAATCTGGCTGGGCAACCTGCATGCAAAACGTGACTGGGGTCATGCAAAAGATTATATCGAAGCAATGTGGCTGATGCTGCAACAGGATAAACCGGAAGATTATGTAATTGCAACCGGGCAAACTACCTCAGTAAGGGATTTTGTTTCGAAAGCCTTTGCAAATGCAGGTGTACATGTTCGTTTTGAAGGAGAAGGTGAAAATGAAGTAGGCATCGTTGACAAAGTCGCATTGCCCGATGCCCGCCCGGATGACCCGGTCGGACGGGTAAAAGTAAAAGTTGGTGATGTAGTGGTAGAAGTAGATAAAAAATATTTCAGACCTACGGAGGTTGATTTACTTCTTGGTGATCCTGAGAAGGCAAACAAAAAACTGGGTTGGTTGCCAAAATATACGCTGGATGAAATGATAAAGGAAATGGTGCAATCAGATATTGAATTGTTCCGCCGCAAGGTTCATCTTACTGAATCTGGGTTTAACACCAATAATCAATACGAATAATGGATAAGCAGGATAAAATTTATGTGGCAGGTCACCGGGGCATGGCAGGTTCAGCAATTGCAAGAAAATTAAAGGAGCAGGGCTTTGAGAATATTATTGGTAAAAGTTCTTCTGAGCTTGACTTAAGAAATCAACAAGCAGTAAATTCTTTTTTTGAAACGGAGAAACCGGATTATGTTTTTTTAGCTGCTGCCAGAGCCGGCGGCATTATGGCCAATAATACTTACAGGGCCAATTTCATTTATGATAACCTGATGATCGAGTCGAATATTATTAATGCTTCTTATGTAAACCAGGTTAAAAAATTATTGTTCCTTGGCAGTTCCTGTATTTATCCCAAAATGGCTCCGCAGCCAATGAAAGAAGATGCATTGCTAACAGGTTTACTTGAAAAAACAAATGAGCCTTATGCAGTGGCAAAAATTGCCGGAATAAAATTATGCGAGGCGTATCGTGATCAGTATGGTTGCAACTTTATCGCAGCTATGCCAACCAATCTTTATGGGCAAGGCGATAATTATCATTTACAAAAATCTCATGTGATACCTGCATTGCTAAGAAAATTTCATGAGGCAAAGCTTGAGAATAGATCGTCAGTAGAAATTTGGGGCACGGGAACTCCGCTTAGAGAGTTTATGTATGTAGATGATCTGGCTGGTGCCTGTGTCTTCCTCATGCAGAATTATAACGAAAGACTTTTTATAAATGTGGGAACAGGAGAGGAGGTTTCAATAAAAGATCTGGCAATGCTGGTAAAAGAAGTAACGGGTTTTACCGGTGAATTAAAATTCGATACTTCAAAACCTGACGGCACACCACGAAAATTGATGGACAGTACAAAATTGCATGATCTCGGTTGGAAAAGCAGTATCACACTGAAAGAAGGATTAAAGAAGGCTTACGACTTTTTTAAAGAATCAAATAAGTAGATCACCTCTTCGTTTTCTCCGGGTTTAAAAATCCTTCGATCACCCACCATCTGAATTTTATCAGCATCCACATTTTATCAGGCTTGCCCTGTAATAAATAAGTAAATCCATAGGCAATTGCATAGCCAAGTTTAGCAAAGTATTCCAGGAATTTAAGTGAGAGTTTAAGAAAAGAACCTTTATTCATCAATCGTTCACTGCCGCCAATACCCATGCTGTGGCGTTTTACATATTCTTTATCAAACTTATTTCCCTCGACATGATGATGAACGATTACATGCGGCAGATAGAAAACTTTTTCATTTGCATGGATGAGTTTTAAATACATCGCTTTTTCTTCACCTGCCATCAGGCTTTTTCCACTGCGGCCAAGATTACCATCAAAATATCCATATTTCTCAAAAGCAGCTTTCCGAAAATGCATATTTGCCCCGGAAGGATAACGAACACTTTTCATTTGAAAAACAGATTTACCCAGATCATAACTGCCCACAAGTCCCCAAAAATATTTTCCAAACCAGTCAGCAACCGGAACAAGATATTTTGGAATTATTCTTCCACCTGTACTCATTGCTTCTGCATTGCTATCGTAAAAACTGGTTATCTCATCAAGCCAGTTGGCTTCAGCGAGGCAATCATCATCGATGTAAGCAACGATATCCCCGGTTGCTTCTTTAGCGCCACGGGTACGGGCAAATGCAATACCCTGGTTGATTTCCTTAATATATCGCCATTGATGGTTTGGATAGTGTTGAGATACTGTTTTGCAAAACTCTTCGGTTCCGTCAGTGCTGTTATTATCGATTATCAAAACCTCGAACAAGTCAGGAGGAGTTTTTAAAGCCGCAATACTTTCAATACAAAGTTTCAGCAGGCTGAGCCTGTTATAGGTGCAGATGGCAACAGAAGCTTTGTATTTTTCCGGCATAGAAGTTTAAAGACGCGGAAAGATATTTTAATAATTCGATAATTGGTAAGAGGCCTGGTAAAACAAATTAACAGCGGACAGCCGGGTTTTTGATAGGTTTTTAAATCAGTTAAATGAATATCTTCGCACATCTCAAATAAAAGTCAAAATGCATATAAAGACTCGATTAACATGCAGAGTTTGTGGTTCTTCTTCGCTGAAAAAAGTTGTTGACCTTGGCCCGCAGTTTTTACAGGGTTCATTTATAAAACCGGGAAAGGAAATGCCTTCCAACAGGCGTATTCCTTGTGTACTGGTGAGATGCAATCCCGAGCAGGATGAAAATGCATGCGGGCTTTTGCAGATGCAGCATTCTGTTCCTCCTGAAATCTTATATGCTGCTTATTGGTACAGGTCGGGTACAAATAACACGATGCGCAACCATCTGAAAGGAATTACTGAATCGGTAATGCAACTGGTAAGCAAAAAAGATGCGGCTGTATTAGATATTGGTTGTAATGATGGAACGTTGTTAGGTTATTATCCAGAGTCATATAAAAAATATGGTTGCGATCCAAGTGATGTAGCCAAGGAAGTAAAACATGCAGAAGTTGTGCAGGATATATTTCCATCGGAACAGCTAAATAAATTGATGAAGGGTAAGAAAGCAGATGTGGTTACATCCATTGCTATGTTTTATGACCTGGAAAGCCCGGTGGATTTTGTAAAATCGGTTAAAGATATTTTGGCTGATAATGGAGCCTGGATATTTGAGATGAGTTACATGCCTAAGATGCTGGAGTTGGATTCCTATGATACCATTTGTCATGAGCACCTGGAATATTATAGTCTTGCAGTGTTGGATAAAATTTGTGCATTGGCAGGAATGAAGATATTTAAAATCGCATTTAATGATATCAACGGAGGAAGTATTCGTTGTTATGCTACTCATGCAAGCAATGATAGCTATAACAATTCGGCAGATAATAAACTGATAAGTGAAGTAAGGCAGCAGGAGTTTGACCTGGAACTGGATACAGATAAACCCTATAGCACATTCAATCAACGAATCGAAAAACTGAAAAGTGAATTATATGGCTTATTGGTTTCTTTAAAAAAAGAAGGAAAGAAGATCCATATCTACGGGGCATCTACAAAGGGCAATACGATCCTGCAATGGTGCGGTATTGATAATACGATAATTGATTATGCAGCGGAACGTAACCCGGATAAATATGGGGCGATGACACTCGGTACGAATATCCCGATCATAAGCGAAGAAGAAAGCAGGGCTATGAACCCGGATTATTATCTTGTTTTACCCTGGCATTTTAAAGAAGAATTTTTACAACGGGAAAAAGCTATTCTTGAAAGAGGCACCGGGCTGATATTTCCCTTACCTAAAATTGAGATTTACAAGAAATGAACTGGAAACGATTTGCAGGAAAAATGTTTGCTGCCTGGCAAACCCTGAAAAGCAATGTGCAACCCAGTTATTCACAGGCCGGAGAAGACCAGGTGATGCGTTATCTTCTTTACAGTTGTTTAGGTATTACACAACCAACTTATCTTGATATTGGCACTAATCATCCTTTCAGTTGCAATAACACATTTTATTTTTACAAAAGAGGTAGCAGGGGTGTTTGTATCGAACCGGATATACAGTTCTCTGATTTGATCAAACGACACAGGAAGGAAGATGTTTTTATTGAAGCTGGTGTTGGTGTTTCAAATATCAATGAAGCTGATTTTTTTGTTTTTCCTGGTCAATATTGTGGCTGGAGTACATTTTCAAAAGAAGAAGCAGAAAGCAGGGAAAAAGAGAGCGGTATTAAAATAAAGGAAGTGAGGAAGATGCCACTGGTAAGTATCAATGATGTAATGGGTAAATATTTTTCAGGTTGGCCCAACCTCATATCATTGGATGTAGAGGGGCTGGACCTTGATATATTAAAATCATTGGACTTTGAAAAATATAAACCCGAAGTGATTTGTGTGGAGAGCATCACATTCAGCACAGTGAATAAGGAAACAAAGATCAGTGAAATAGCAGAGTTCGTAACTTCAAAAGGATATTTTGTATTTGCAGATACACATGTAAATACTATTTTTTGCAGAACAGATGCATTCAATAAAAAAGGATAAATGAAAGCAATTATCTGGGGTGCTGATGGCCAGGATGGATTTTATCTTGATGCTTTGCTGAAGCAACAGGGCTATGAAGTTATTCCTGTTACTAAAGAAGATGCCGGCACTATCAGTATTTCAGATTACTCACATGTAAGCAGACTTATAAAACAGTCAAAACCGGATTTTATCTTTCATCTCGCTGCTAATTCCACTACACAGCATTATGCCTGGCAAGAGAATCATGAGATCATTAGTACGGGAACCTTAAATATTCTTGAGTCAGTAAAAGAGTACAGCCCTTCAACGAAAATATTTCTATCTGGCAGCGGCTTGCAGTTTAAAAATACCGGGCAACCTGTTTCTGAAACTGATCCTTTTGATGCATCCAGTATCTATTCGGTAAGCCGTATACATACTGTTTATGCAGCCAGGTATTATCGTCAGTTGGGTATTAAATCTTATGTCGGTTATTTCTTTAATCATGACAGTCCTTTGAGAAGTGAAAGACATATCAATAAAAAAATAATTGAGGCTGCTAAAAGAATTGCGGGAGGCAGCAAAGAGAAATTAGAGATAGGAGATTGGGCAGTGAAAAAGGAATTTGGCTATGCAGGAGATATTGTAAAAGGTATCTGGGCATTGGTACAACAAGATAAAGCGGTAGAAGCTATGATTGGCACGGGTAAGGCACATGCTATTGAAGAGTGGTTGGAAATTTGTTTTTCACTGCAGGGTTTAAATTGGCGGGATCATGTGGTGCAGAATAAAGGTTTTATTCCTGAGTACGAAATTTTAGTTTCCAACCCGACATTGATCAATTCAATTGGCTGGAAACATGAAACAGATATTAAGACACTGGCAAAAATGATGAGCTGAGGCTATGAGAAAAAAAATCCTGATAATTACTCTGAATGATTATATCATTTATCAGCCAACGATTCTGAATCTTTACGATAAACTCAGCGACAAAGCGGATGTAAAGATCATTTCCTTCCGCCCACAATTTGCTACAAAAAAGAAAGATGAAAAAAGAAATATTGAGTATCTCGAAACGAATTACTGGCTGACGCAATTTTATACAAAAACAGATTTCATCGTATCAAAGGTTTCACGGCTTGTTAAACTGTTCAATCCAAAGTTTGCCTATCATCACCTTTTTTATAATAAATACCTGCCTTCAATCCTTAAACATAAACTAAGCAAAGAGAAGGATACTTATGATGAGGTAATTGCCGTTGATCTGCAGGTGTTATATCTTGCTCAACAATATTTTGGTGCTGTTCATTTTCTTTCGCTGGAGGTGGATAATAACACCAATGAATACTATAAAAAGATAGACCATTCAAAGATCAAGTCTGTTTTTGTGCAGAGCGAAATTCGATATGCTTATATGTTTCCGGGAAAAGATATAAGGCGGTTTATTGTACAGAATGCGCCGGATTATAAAGAGCTTGATCTGGCAGGACTGGAGCGAAAAGATTTCATCTGGGCAGGAGCTATTGATCGTCGGCTTGCCGTGTTAGAATGCCTTGAATTTTTTAATCAGCATCCTGATTTTAAGCTAGTTCTGAAAGGCGGCGGTGATTATAAAACAAAACGAATAATTGATGAAAAGTATGGCCATCTCTTGTCGTCTCAGCGGGTTGTGATCGACCAATCTTACCTGGATGCAGGGGAGTTTGTAAAATTTCTCTCAAGCTTCCGTATTGGTTTTTGTTTTTATGATTGGGACCTGATCAAAGCAAGTTTTAATTATCAAACGGCGCCTTCGGGTAAAATGTTTATGTACCTGGCAGCTGGCACTCCTGTTATTGCCTGTAAGATTCCGGGCTTTGACTTTGTTGAAAAATTCGGTTGTGGTGTGCTTATTCATAATTACGAACCTGCTACTATTGCTAATGCCGTGAAACTGATAGAAGCCGATCATAAAAAGTATTCAGATGCCTGTATTGAAGCAGCAAAGTATTTTAGTTTTGATAAAAGTGTAAATCCTTATCTTGAATTTTTGTTAACCCAGAGCCAATAAGCGGCAAGCTAATTATGAAATACTCCATCATACTTCCTGTTTTTAATGGAGGAGAATACTTGAAACTTTGCGTGAAAAGTATTCTCGGGCAGTCATTCAGCGATTTTAACCTGCTGGTACTTGACAGCGGCAGCAGCGATGGGAGTATTGAATGGATTGAAGGTTTAAATGATGACAGGATCAAGATCTATCCCACAGAAAAAAGATTGACGATTGAAGAGAACTGGACAAGGATAAGATCAATTCCACGTAATGAATTTATGACCATCATCGGCCATGATGATTTGTTTGACAAGAATTACCTGCAAATGATGGATGAATTGATTAACCGTTATCCTGATGCAAGTCTTTATCAATCTCATTTCAGATTTATTGATGCTGCAGGATCAATAATGCGGAAATGCAAGGCAATGAATGAAAAAATTTCTCCGGCTGAACTGCTAAAGCATTTTCTGAATAGCAGCATTGATACAATGGGCACTGGCTTTATAATGCGCAGCAATGATTTTGATGAGGTTGGTGGAATGCCTAACTATCCTAAGCTGTTATTTGCAGACATGGAATTATGGCAGCGTTTGACAGATAAAAATTATTTAGCTGTAGAGCAGGCAGAACTCTTTTCTTATCGCCGGCATAGTGGAGCAACGACAGCTTCTACAGATATTTCAGTGATCATTCAGGCGCTGGAAAAGTTTATTGATTATTTAAGCCGGTTATCCAGTACCGATCAGAAATATGCAGAGCTGATCAGGAATGAGGGCAATACTCTTTTAAAACAATACTGCCAGGGACTTTCGCATAAGTTATTACGTACACCTGTTACTCAGAGAAATAACCTTACTGTCGCCCGTGTGATTGATGAATTCAGAAAATTAGGAAAGAAGCTAAATACAAAACATGCTTTTGAACCACTGGACCATTTTAAAATCAAGCTAGGGAAAATAATAGATAGCAGTGCTTTTCTGCAGAGTGCTTATCTGTCGTTTCGCAGTTTACTTAAGAAGTAGGTTTGTTTTTCTGGTTCTTCCATTGGAACCATTTCTTTCCTATACTTGTTTGCATAAAATAATGCAAGGCTTTTTGTCTTAGCTGCCAGAGTGATTGTTTAAAACTGCTGCCAATATATTTTTGATGACTTTCTTTCACTTCCATTAATCCTTTTGAAGGCTGCACATTGCTGGCGCCCCCGGGTGCAAAATAAACAAGGGGCTTTTCGATATACACTGATTTTTCATCCCGCATTCTAACCAGCATATCATAATCCATGGCGATCTTTTTTGAAGTATCGTAATAACCATGTCTTTCATATACTTCTTTTTTTATGAACATACTTGGGTGTGCAACTGCACGCATGCCTTTCCACAACTGATCTTTATCAAACGGAACGCCGCTTACTACATCTATATTTCCACGGTGTTGAACATATTGTGAGTGACACCACATTAGGCCGGGATCATTGGAGAAATATTGACTGACGATTTTAATTGCATCCTGATCAAAATAGGTATCACCTGAATTTAATAGCTGGGTAAGACTGAATTTTGAATTCAGAACTCCTTTATTAAATGCATCTGCAATTCCTTTATCCCGTTCATGGATCCATCTTCTAAAAGCAGGCTGCGGGTTCGATTCAAGCCAGTTTAGTATTTCTTCATTGGAAGAGCCGTCAATGATCAAATGCTCACCGGGAGATTGTGATTGTGCATCTACCGACTGACAGGTTTTGACCAGATCAGCAAGATTGTTAAAACAGATTGTTATGACGGATAATCCTTCTGGCATTTTAATTTAATAAGCAAAGTAAAATTAAAAGGGGCTGAAAACCTCAACCCCTTTTAATATAAGATAATTATGCTTTTGCTTTTCGGTTTCTCCACTCCATAAAAATACCAGCGAGCAACAGGATAATTAATAAAGACTGGAATATGGTAGTGTATTTTTTACCTTTTGTATAACTATCCGGTTTAAACTCAAAACGGATATCATGTTTGCCGGCTGGCACTGCCAGTCCACGTAAAACATAGTCAGTTTTTACGATCGGGGCTTCTTTGTTGTCAATATAAGCTTTCCATCCTCCGGGATAATACACTTCGCTGAAAACGGCAAACTGGTTGCTTGCTGCATTGAATGAATAAGTGATCTCATCATTATCATTTTTAAGCAGTGTAATACTGGCAGTACTGTCAGCTACAGGCATATTTGGAATTGATGACTTGAAAGACTCCTGCACAAACGCTGTATCTGCAGGATTGAATTTACTTATTGCGTTCATTTCTTCATCAGCATTTTTTACAAACTGAATAGTTTTCACCAGCCAGCAGGGGCCGAGAACATTTGGATTTCTTTGCATAGCAACCGTTTGCCCGTACTGCAGACTTTGTGGATTGTTTTCTTTTTGTATAAAATATTTTGCGTTAAGCATATTCAAAATGGCCGTATTACCAGTACCCAATTGCCGCTCGATGATATCTTGATAGATACGCAGTTTAGCCGCATGGTAACCGCCTATTGAATTGTGCGTATAAGAAGTGATACTCTCCTGGAAACGGTCCTGTGCAAAATTCATTACACGGAAATGCGATTTGTCCGCCTTGATAGAATCATCATAAGCAGTCTTTTGAAATACGAGCTCATTATCTGATTTTTCCTGGTATTTTTCTTTGTTCAGGTATTTGCTGTCAATCGTTATCAGGTCAACAAAAATAAATACGGTCAACAGGATCGTTGCAACAAGAGGTTTAATCGTATTACGGATCATTAACCAGATAATCAAAGCAGCCAATGCAATGAAACCAAATGAACGCATTATATCACCCATGAATAATCCTTTCCTGTCGGCCTTCAATCCATCGTAAAAAGATTTTATAGTATCCACCAGTTGCTGTTGCCCGGAACTACGGACTTGTTTCATTACTTCATTATCCATACTATTCATGTAGTCCAATGATACGTACAGTAGTAACAATACAACAAACAGGATACCGGTTGCGATCAATCCTTTTTTCAATTGTGGCCACAATGATTTTTTATTTTCTGTATTTACCAATGTATTTATACCCAATACGGCCAGTAGCGGAAGAAGTAATTGAGGGATCACTAATATCATGCTCGGTGCCCTGAACTTATTATAAAATGGTACGAGGTCGAATACGATATCATTAAATCCTTTGAAGAAAGAACCCCATGATAGCATAATGGAGATTATAATTGCGGCTAATATTCCCCATTTGTATTTTTTATCTGTAATAAAAAAACCAAGTATGGCAAGAAAGCAAACAATAGCACCCATGTAAGCAGGACCATCGGTACCTACTGAGCCATCAATACTTGTTATTCCACCCCAATAAGATGTTACCGGCAACTGATTTTGTAATTCCTGCGGCATTGTCCTTAATGCTTCAATGGCTTTTGATTTATCCTGATCTATTTCACTAAACCCACTGCTGCCTCCAAACATTCTTGGTGTTACCATAACAAGTGGCTCTGCCATTTTCAGGCTGTAAGCGAATGCATAATCTTCATCCAGGCCATTTTTTGAGGTAGTTGATTTTTTTGTTGTGGTATCGGTAAGATATGATGCGCCGCCGCGGATAGTATACTTCTGGTATTCGTAGGTTGAAAGAAGACCTACTGAATTTGTCAATACACCTATGGCCCCGGCTACTATAGCAAATGAAGCTGCAAGCAATAAATGTTTAAAATCTTTTTGCTGGATCCACCTGATCGCAAATACAATGGTCATGATAGCAATTGCGAAAACTAAGTAATAAACGATCTGAAGGTGGTTCATAGCGATCATGGTCGCAGAGAACAAAGCCGTCAGTGCAGCGCCAATCAGGTATTTTTTATCATAGATCAAAAGCACTGATGCAAGTACTGCGGGCATATATGCTATTGAAAGCATTTTAGTATCGTGTCCTGCATGGATGATAATAGGATTGTAAGTAGCATATGCAAACGCCAAGGCTCCCATTATTCCTACCCATGGTTTTATCCGCAACACCTGTGTAAGAATATAAAAACAAATGCAGGCCAAAAAGAAAAATGAAATTGGCTTTGGCAAATTCAATGTCATGATCGTATTCACATAGCCGGGTACCACATTATTGTAAGGCACAGCGCCTATCTGGAATGCAGGCATACCGCTGAACAAACTATTTGTCCATAGAGGGCCATGTCCATGTGTCTTTTCATAATCGAAAGATTGCTGCACAGCTCCTTTCCAGTGTGTAATATCATTTTGGGCTACTACTTTTCCCTGCAATGCAGGGCTGCAATAGATAATTGCAGCGATTAAAAAGATGGCGATAGCGATAAGATGGGGTAAAAACTTCTTTAACAAATCATTCTTCATACTACTTGGTTATAAGGCTGACAAAATAATGCTATTTTACACGAAATTCGGGTATGCGCTGGCTATTATTTTTGTCAAGACTGGCTTTTATTTGTGGTTTTGCTTTTGTTCTGAGTTTAGTTGCGCTTTTCTTTAAAGAAGTGCAAAACCAGGAACTGCTATCAACAATAATTATTATTGGCTATGTAATCGGAATATTAGTGGTGCCAATTAGTTTGATTTGCTATATGGTGTTAGTGATAGTGGGAAAAAAACCGGGAACTGTTGTTCCTAAGTGGTTGTTAATCGCAAACCTTTTATTCTTTTTTATATTACTCACTTATATATTTTACCTGAATGATCCATACTATTATAAAGGATAAACCAACCCGGTTGTTTATCATTCTTGCCGGTATTTTTATTACTAATGCATTAATTGCCGAGTTTATTGGCGTGAAAATTTTTTCATTGGAAACAACTCTCGGTTGGAATCCAGCCGATCTGAAATTGTTTGGTGGTTCCTATTCATTCAATCTTACCTGTGGTGTTTTATTATGGCCGGTTGTTTTTATTATGACTGATATAATCAACGAGTATTATGGTAAAAAAGGAGTAAGGTTTCTTAGCTGGATGACAGTTTGTTTGATAGCCTTTGGTTTTTTGATCGTATTTGGCGCCATACACACTTCATCCAATGCATGGTGGGTAACGAGTAAGCAGGAAACAGGAATAGAAAACATGAGTAAGGCGTTCAATGGTATTTACGGGCAAGGACTTGGAATCATCATTGCATCAATGACAGCATTCCTGATCGGGCAGGTAGTGGATGTCGTGGTCTTCCATCGCATAAAAAAAGCGACTGGCGAAAAAAAGATATGGCTACGTGCAACTGGTTCAACTCTCGTATCACAATTAGTTGACAGCTTCGTTGTGTTGATGATCGCATTTTATTTTTATCCTAAACTTGTTTCAGGACAAGGAAAGCCCTGGCCAATCGATCAATTGCTTGCTATTTGTATTGTTAACTACATCTATAAATTCATAGTTGCAATCCTGCTTACACCTGTGATCTATCTTATTCATGGTTGGATAGAAAGATATCTTGGTCACGAAAAAGCAGCGGAGATGAAGGCTGCGGCTATGGCGTAAGCTATTTAAAGCAGTGTCTCATTCTAAGTACTAAATACTTCTTGTTCCCTTCAGCATTCTGACTACGATCTTATCAATCGGTAATGTCACTACATCTTCATTGAAATCTTTCCAATCAATGAAACGAAAGGTTTCAATTTCATTTTCCCGTTCGTAAATCGCTAATTGGTTTTCATCGAAATCAAATGGCTTATCACGAAGAGGAACGGAGATCGGCTCTAATGCCTTTGCATAATAATAAATAGAAAGTATCTGCTGTCCTTCACGGAAAGCACTGGGCTGGTAATAATCGGTAGTATAAATATGGTCGCCAACTTCAACAAGTAAATTAATTTCTTCTTTAAATTCACGTTTCAGACAATCTCTTGTGCCTTCACCTAAATCCAATCCACCGCCGGGAAATTTAGTAAAAAAACCGCCACGTATATATTCATCACTAACCAGCACTTGCTTTTGTTCATTAATTAAAATGCCATACACCCTGACTGTAATGCTCATTGATTTCTTTGTTTAATGA contains:
- the gmd gene encoding GDP-mannose 4,6-dehydratase gives rise to the protein MKVALITGITGQDGSYLAEFLLEKGYKVHGIKRRTSLINTQRIDHLYKDQHESDVNMVLHYGDLTDSTNIIRIIQQVQPDEIYNLGAMSHVQVSFEEPEYVANVDGIGTLRLLEAIRILGLEKKTRIYQASTSELYGKVRETPQTENTPFYPRSPYGVAKMYAYWITVNYREAYGMYACNGILFNHESPVRGETFVTRKITRGVAEIVLGLKKKIWLGNLHAKRDWGHAKDYIEAMWLMLQQDKPEDYVIATGQTTSVRDFVSKAFANAGVHVRFEGEGENEVGIVDKVALPDARPDDPVGRVKVKVGDVVVEVDKKYFRPTEVDLLLGDPEKANKKLGWLPKYTLDEMIKEMVQSDIELFRRKVHLTESGFNTNNQYE
- a CDS encoding GDP-L-fucose synthase, producing MDKQDKIYVAGHRGMAGSAIARKLKEQGFENIIGKSSSELDLRNQQAVNSFFETEKPDYVFLAAARAGGIMANNTYRANFIYDNLMIESNIINASYVNQVKKLLFLGSSCIYPKMAPQPMKEDALLTGLLEKTNEPYAVAKIAGIKLCEAYRDQYGCNFIAAMPTNLYGQGDNYHLQKSHVIPALLRKFHEAKLENRSSVEIWGTGTPLREFMYVDDLAGACVFLMQNYNERLFINVGTGEEVSIKDLAMLVKEVTGFTGELKFDTSKPDGTPRKLMDSTKLHDLGWKSSITLKEGLKKAYDFFKESNK
- a CDS encoding glycosyltransferase family 2 protein, whose translation is MPEKYKASVAICTYNRLSLLKLCIESIAALKTPPDLFEVLIIDNNSTDGTEEFCKTVSQHYPNHQWRYIKEINQGIAFARTRGAKEATGDIVAYIDDDCLAEANWLDEITSFYDSNAEAMSTGGRIIPKYLVPVADWFGKYFWGLVGSYDLGKSVFQMKSVRYPSGANMHFRKAAFEKYGYFDGNLGRSGKSLMAGEEKAMYLKLIHANEKVFYLPHVIVHHHVEGNKFDKEYVKRHSMGIGGSERLMNKGSFLKLSLKFLEYFAKLGYAIAYGFTYLLQGKPDKMWMLIKFRWWVIEGFLNPEKTKR
- a CDS encoding class I SAM-dependent methyltransferase, with amino-acid sequence MHIKTRLTCRVCGSSSLKKVVDLGPQFLQGSFIKPGKEMPSNRRIPCVLVRCNPEQDENACGLLQMQHSVPPEILYAAYWYRSGTNNTMRNHLKGITESVMQLVSKKDAAVLDIGCNDGTLLGYYPESYKKYGCDPSDVAKEVKHAEVVQDIFPSEQLNKLMKGKKADVVTSIAMFYDLESPVDFVKSVKDILADNGAWIFEMSYMPKMLELDSYDTICHEHLEYYSLAVLDKICALAGMKIFKIAFNDINGGSIRCYATHASNDSYNNSADNKLISEVRQQEFDLELDTDKPYSTFNQRIEKLKSELYGLLVSLKKEGKKIHIYGASTKGNTILQWCGIDNTIIDYAAERNPDKYGAMTLGTNIPIISEEESRAMNPDYYLVLPWHFKEEFLQREKAILERGTGLIFPLPKIEIYKK
- a CDS encoding FkbM family methyltransferase; the encoded protein is MNWKRFAGKMFAAWQTLKSNVQPSYSQAGEDQVMRYLLYSCLGITQPTYLDIGTNHPFSCNNTFYFYKRGSRGVCIEPDIQFSDLIKRHRKEDVFIEAGVGVSNINEADFFVFPGQYCGWSTFSKEEAESREKESGIKIKEVRKMPLVSINDVMGKYFSGWPNLISLDVEGLDLDILKSLDFEKYKPEVICVESITFSTVNKETKISEIAEFVTSKGYFVFADTHVNTIFCRTDAFNKKG
- a CDS encoding NAD-dependent epimerase/dehydratase family protein, which translates into the protein MKAIIWGADGQDGFYLDALLKQQGYEVIPVTKEDAGTISISDYSHVSRLIKQSKPDFIFHLAANSTTQHYAWQENHEIISTGTLNILESVKEYSPSTKIFLSGSGLQFKNTGQPVSETDPFDASSIYSVSRIHTVYAARYYRQLGIKSYVGYFFNHDSPLRSERHINKKIIEAAKRIAGGSKEKLEIGDWAVKKEFGYAGDIVKGIWALVQQDKAVEAMIGTGKAHAIEEWLEICFSLQGLNWRDHVVQNKGFIPEYEILVSNPTLINSIGWKHETDIKTLAKMMS